Within the Novosphingobium pentaromativorans US6-1 genome, the region CCGTCGCCCTGGCTACTTGCGTCACGCCGGCCGCCGCGGAGCCTGTTTCCGATTCGATCGCGCGGGACATGCCGGGCCTCATGGCGATCTACCGCGATCTCCATGCCCATCCCGAACTCAGCTACCAGGAAGTGCGCAGCGCCAAGGTCATGGCCGATGCGGCGCGCAAGGCCGGTTTCGAGGTGACGGAGAAAGTCGGCAAGACGGGTATCGTCGCCGTCCTGAAGAACGGCGAGGGGCCGACGGTCCTGATTCGCGCCGACATGGACGGCCTTCCGGTGACCGAGCAGACCGGATTGCCTTTCGCCTCGAAGGAGCGCGGTGTCTCAACCGCAGGGGTGGAGAGCGGCATCATGCATGCCTGTGGCCACGATACGCACATGACCGCCTGGATAGAGACCGCGCGGCTCATGGCAGCGCGCAAGGGCGAGTGGTCGGGCACGCTGGTCATGATCGGGCAACCGGCCGAGGAAGTCGGCACCGGCGCCACGTCCATGCTGGAAGACGGTCTCTACACGCGCTTTGCGAAGCCCGACTACACACTGGCGTTCCACGATACGCCCGAACTGCCTTCGGGCGTGGTCGGCGCAGCCAAGGGCTGGGCTCTCGCCAATGTCGATTCGGTCGACATCCTGGTAAAGGGCGTGGGCGGTCACGGTGCCTATCCGCATACCACCAGGGATCCCATCGTGCTGGCCAGTGCCATCGTGATGAAGCTTCAGACATTGGCGAGCCGGGAAAGCGACCCGCTCGACCCGGTGGTTGTCACGGTCGGTTCGTTCCATGCCGGCACCAAGCACAACATCATTTCCGACCAGGCCAAGCTGGAACTCACCGTGCGCAGTTTCTCGGACGAGACCCGCCAGAAGCTGCTTTCCGGCATCAAGCGCATCGTCCAGGGCGAAGCGATTGCTTCCGGCATCCCCGAAGACCTGATGCCGGTGGTTTCGGTAAAGCAGAACTACACCCGATCCACCTACAATTCGCCCGAGTTCACCGAGCAGGCGATCTCCTACCTGCAGGACAAGATGGGCAAGGACCGGGCGCTGCTCACCCCGCCTGTGATGGGCGGGGAAGACTTCGGTGAGTTCCGCCGGGCCGATGAAGACCATATCAAGTCGGTCATCTTCTGGGTCGGCGGTTCATCGCCGGAAAAGATCGCTGCCGCTAAGTCCGGCGGAGCGCCGCTTCCCTCGCTGCACAGCCCGTTCTGGGCGCCGGAGGCGGACAAGGTGGTGGGTGCAGGTTCGCAGGCCCTGACACTCACGGCCTTGCGGTTGATGGCCAGGTAGGGCGCGCCGGGCACGGGGACCGCGCCGGTTAACCAAGGTTTCGCGGCCGCGGCCCGATGTTTCCGGGCACAGGAGCAGGCGCTGGCAAGTCAGGGCGAGGGGCCTCGAGGAAGGGCCACTGTAATCTTCGCCGACACTGCGCGGCGTTAAATCGAGAAATTGCAAGAAACTCGGCGCCGCCGACGTGCATTCGATTGTCGGCCACTGTCAGTTTTACCGACATTTTACGCCTTTGCCTTAGTCAAGGCTCTCGAAGCCCCCCGTTCGGCCTTTGAGAGTGGTTCGATGCGACGATGATTCGTCTTTTTAAACATTACATCCCGCATTCCGTCGTGCTGCTCTGGCTCGTCGATGTCGCGCTGCTTGTCAGCGCGAATGAAATTTCGTGGCGTGTGCGCGCAGGACAGATCGGTATGGACGCCGGAGACTTCGGCGATCGCCTGCTGCCGCACGGCGCATTCGCTGCAGTCCTCGTGCTTTCGATGATCTCGGTGGGAGTCTACGGCACCGATGCCCTGCGCTCGATGCGCTTTGCTGCCGCGCGCCTGCTGGTGGCGATCTCGCTGGGCGTGATCGCGCTATCCTTCGTCGATTTCCTGGCGGCCGGACAGCATTTCTGGCGTTCGACATTGGCCTATTCGATGGGCATTGCGATCCTGCTGCTGATTCTCAACCGCCTGCTTCTGAGCGGTATCCTCGGTACTTCGGCCTTTCGACGCCGCGTTCTCGTCCTAGGGGCAGGGGCCCGCGCCCAGCGCCTGCGCCAACTGGGCGAGCGCCCGGAGAGCGGCTTTGTCATCGTCGGCTACATTGCCATGAGCGAGGCGCATCCCGTCGTCGAGGAAGCCATCGCCCGCGGCGCCATCCACAATCTCACCCGCTACGTCGAGAACCTGGGGGTGAGCGAAGTCGTGCTGGCGCTGGAGGAACGGCGCAATGCCCTGCCGCTCAAGGACCTGCTGCGGATCAAGACTGCGGGCGTTCACGTCAACGAGTTCTCCAGTTTCCTCGAGCGCGAGACCGGGCGCGTCGATCTCGATACGGTCAATCCGAGCTGGCTGATCTTTTCGGACGGCTTCTCTTCGGGCCGGATGATCTCCAGTGCGGCCAAGCGCCTGTTCGACATCGGCGCCAGCGCCCTGCTGCTGACGCTGACGGCGCCGGTGATCGTGCTCTTCGCGATAATCGTGAAGATCGACAGCAAGGGACCGGCCTTTTACCGCCAGTCGCGCGTCGGCCTGTTCGGCCAGTCGTTCAACGTCATCAAGCTGCGCTCTATGCGCACGGATGCCGAGGCGGCGGGCGCCCAGTGGGCCTCCAAGGACGATCCGCGCGTCACCCGCGTGGGCAAGTTCATCCGCCTGACCCGCATCGACGAACTGCCGCAGGCCTGGACCGTCCTCAAGGGCGAGATGAGCTTCGTCGGCCCGCGCCCCGAACGCCCCGAATTCGTCGCCGATCTCGAGGAGCAGCTCCCCTTCTATGCCGAGCGTCACATGGTGAAGCCCGGCATCACCGGTTGGGCTCAGATCAATTATCCCTACGGCGCCTCGATCGAGGATTCGCGCAACAAGCTGGAATACGATCTCTACTACGCGAAGAACTACACGCCGTTCCTCGACCTGCTGATCATACTCCAGACCTTGCGCGTCGTCCTCTGGCATGAGGGAGCGCGCTGATGACGGGCAGCGACAAGTTCTGGCCGCTTCTGGGCATCGGGCTCGACCTTTCGGGCGCCATCGCGGTGGCGAGCCTTGCGATCTGGCTGTGGCCGAGGCGTGAGCGCTTCGGCAATGTCGGCGGCCCGGTCGTCGTCGCCCTGTTCCTGACGGCGGCGTGGTGCCTCGCAATCGCCTCGGCGATGACCGGACGCCTTGTCCTCCTGCCTTCGCTGGCTGAAAGTGCCCGTAACCTGGGCTGGCTTTTCGTCATCTACCGTTTCTTCGCCAGTGACGGGCGTCACGCCAGTCTTGCGCCGATCCGTCCGGTGATCCTGGCGCTGGCCTTCGTCGAACTTCTGCACCTTGGTGTGGATGCGGCGCTGACGCGGGCCTCGTTCGAGGGTGCTTTCCTTCGCGTCGCGTTCGAATCCAATGTCCTGTTCCGCCTTCTGGTGACGGTCGGCGGACTGGTGCTCGTGCACAATCTCTACGCCGGTGCTTCGCGGGAGACCCGGCCGGGACTGCGCTGGCCGGCATCCGGCCTCGCCTTTCTCTGGGCCTTCGACCTCAACCTCTACACGATCGCCTACCTCGGCGGGGATTGGCCGCTTGAGATTGCGGCCTTCCGCGGAGTGGCCGCGCTGGCGATTGCCGGGGCCTTTTTGCTGGCCATCGCGCGCAACCGCGACGAACTGCGCCTCAAGCCTTCGCGTGCGGTCACTTTCCAGACTTTCTCATTGCTCGTCATCGGCGTCTATCTCGTGGCGATGGTGTCGGTGGCGCAGTGGCTGTCCTATGCCGGAGGCGATTTTGCACGCCTGATCGAACTGACCTTCCTGACACTGGCGAGTGCCTTTGCGCTGGTCGTCCTGCCGTCGCGCCGCGTGCGCGGCTGGTTCAAGGTTACCCTGACCAAGCATTTCTTCCAGCACCGCTACGATTATCGCGAGGAATGGCTGCGCTTTACCCGCACCATCGGCAGCAGCGGTCTTGAAGCCAAGCCGCTGGGTGAGCGCGTCGTCCAGTCGATTGCCGATGTAACCGACAGTCCTGCCGGTCTCCTGCTTGCGCCGGGCGAGCAAGGCGAATTGACGCTGGCCTCGCGATGGAACTGGGCGGAGATCGAAGTGCCCGCAGAGGCAATGCCGTTGCGCGCGCTCGAGGTCTTCGAACGCACGGGCTACATCACCGATCTCGACGACATTCGTGCCGGTGACGATTCCACCAGTCCGGGCATCATCGTGCCGCAGTGGTTGCTCGAGGATCGCCGTGCCTGGGCGCTGGTGCCGCTGGTCCACTACGAGCGCCTCGTCGGCATGGTCGTGCTGGCGCGGCCGCAGATCGTGCGCAAGTTCGACTGGGAAGACTTCGACCTCCTGCGTGTTATCGGCCAGCAGGTTGCCAGTTATCTTGCCGAGAATTCGAGCCAGGAAGCGCTCGCTGAATCCAGCCGATTCGAGGACTTCCACCGCCGCATCGCCTTCGTGATGCACGACATCAAGAACCTTGCCAGCCAGTTCAGCCTTCTGGCGCGCAATGCCGAGCTTCATGCCCACAAGAAGGAATTCCGCGACGACATGCTCGTCACCCTGCGCAATTCCTCCGAGAAGCTGAACGCCCTGATTGCCCGCCTTTCGCGCTACGGTAACGGTGCGGTGGAGAAGCTGGAACAGGTTCCGGTACTCGACGTGATCGATGCCGTCGCCCAGCGCTTCAAGGACAATCCGCAGGTGGTCGTCGCGGAAAGGCACGACCTGATCGTGAACGGCAATCGTCATTCTCTCGAGCAGGTTCTCGTCCACCTCATCCAGAACGGTCTCGATGCCAGTGGCCCCGACAGCCCGGTTTTCCTCGCGGTAAGTGCGGACGGCCTCAATGCCCGCTTCGAAGTGCTCGATGCCGGTTGCGGCATGAGCGCGGAGTTCGTCCGCAACCGGCTGTTCAAGCCCTTCGTATCGACCAAGAACGGCGGCTTCGGCATTGGCGCCTTCGAAGCCCGCGAACTGGTGCGCGCGATGCGCGGCCGTCTCGAAGTGGAATCGCGCGAAGGCCTCGGCTCGCGCTTCGTGGTGCGTGTGCCGCTCGCCGCAGCCCAGGACATCTATGACAACATCGCCAACAAGGACCAAAGGGTAGCCTGATGACCGACGCTCGTAGCAAGGTGCTTCCCAAGCTCCTGATCGTGGAGGACGATGCAGGCCTCCAGGCCCAGCTGAAATGGGCCTATGAGGACTTCGACGTGCTGATCGCCGGAGACCGCCAGTCGGCGCTGGCGCTGCTGCGCTCGGAAATGCCCGATGTCGTCACGCTCGACCTCGGCCTGCCGCCGGACCCTGACGGGGTGAGTGAGGGTTTTGCCGTCCTCGATGAGATCATGGCGCTCAAGCCCGATACCAAGGTGATTGTCGCCAGCGGCCACAATGCCCGCGAATCCGCGCTGCAGGCGATCGCGCGCGGAGCCTATGACTTCTACCAGAAGCCGGTGGACATCGATGCGCTGGGCCTGATCGTGCGCCGCGCCCTGCAGCTTCACCGGCTGGAGGAGGAAAACCGCCGTCTCGCGGCGAAAGTCGAGAAGGACGAGAAAGTATTGGGCCGGATGATCACCGGCGCACCGGAAATGATCCGCGTCGCCCGCACGATCGAGCGCGTGGCCAATACCAATGTCTCGGTCATGCTGCTGGGGGCGAGCGGCACCGGCAAGGAACTGCTCGCGCGCGGGCTGCACGATGCCAGCGACCGCGCCAAGGGTGAGTTCGTGGCGATCAACTGTGCGGCGATTCCCGAAAACCTGCTCGAGAGCGAGCTGTTCGGGCACGAGAAGGGGGCCTTCACCGGGGCGGTCAAGACCACGCCGGGCAAGATCGAGCAGGCCGGCGGGGGCACGCTGTTTCTTGACGAGGTCGGCGACATTCCGCTCCAGCTGCAGGTCAAGCTGCTGCGCTTCCTGCAGGAGCGCGTGGTCGAGCGGGTCGGCTCGCGCGAGTCGATCCCGGTCGACACCCGCATCGTCTGCGCTACGCACCAGGACCTGGAGACGATGATCACCGACGGGCGTTTCCGCGAGGATCTCTATTACCGACTTGCGGAGATCGTCGTGAAGATCCCGAGCCTGGCAGAGCGGCCCGGCGATGCGACGCTGCTTGGGAAGGCCTTCCTCAATCGCTATGCCAAGGAGATGAACCCGCGCGTACGCGGCTTTGCCTCCGACGCGCTGGCCGCGATCGATTCATGGAGCTGGCCGGGCAATGTGCGCGAGCTGGAAAACCGCGTGAAGCGAGCTGTCATCATGGCCGATGAGAAACTCGTTTCGGCAGCCGATCTCGACCTCAACGAACCGGACGAGGAAGTGATCAACGCGCTTAACCTCAAGTCCGCGCGCGAGCAGGCCGATCGCAAGGTGATCCGTCATGCGCTTGCCCGCAGCGAAGGGAATATTTCCAGCACCGCCAAGATGCTCGGGATCAGCCGCCCGACGCTCTATGACCTGCTCAAGCAGTACGATCTCCAGGCCTGAACCGTTCCTCGCGGCGAAGCGGCGCGGGACAGGAGGCTGGCAGCGGGCGGTGCTTGCGCTGCTGCTGCCGCTCCTGCTCGCCTTGCCGCTTGTCCTAATGGCGACGCCGGGATGGGGGGAGGACAGTCCGGCTGCTGCGCTGATCGAGGAGGCGCGTGGCGCTCTTGCCCGCGGCGACGGGATCGACGGCGAGGCGAAGCTGCGCGCTGCGCTGGATCGCGGCGCGAGTCGCACGGACGTCGCGGCCTACATGGGCGAGGCCTACCTTGCGCAGGGGAACCGGCAGAAGGCACGCGAATGGCTCGCCCCGGGCACGTTCACGCCGCAAAGCGCTGCC harbors:
- the prsK gene encoding XrtA/PEP-CTERM system histidine kinase PrsK translates to MTGSDKFWPLLGIGLDLSGAIAVASLAIWLWPRRERFGNVGGPVVVALFLTAAWCLAIASAMTGRLVLLPSLAESARNLGWLFVIYRFFASDGRHASLAPIRPVILALAFVELLHLGVDAALTRASFEGAFLRVAFESNVLFRLLVTVGGLVLVHNLYAGASRETRPGLRWPASGLAFLWAFDLNLYTIAYLGGDWPLEIAAFRGVAALAIAGAFLLAIARNRDELRLKPSRAVTFQTFSLLVIGVYLVAMVSVAQWLSYAGGDFARLIELTFLTLASAFALVVLPSRRVRGWFKVTLTKHFFQHRYDYREEWLRFTRTIGSSGLEAKPLGERVVQSIADVTDSPAGLLLAPGEQGELTLASRWNWAEIEVPAEAMPLRALEVFERTGYITDLDDIRAGDDSTSPGIIVPQWLLEDRRAWALVPLVHYERLVGMVVLARPQIVRKFDWEDFDLLRVIGQQVASYLAENSSQEALAESSRFEDFHRRIAFVMHDIKNLASQFSLLARNAELHAHKKEFRDDMLVTLRNSSEKLNALIARLSRYGNGAVEKLEQVPVLDVIDAVAQRFKDNPQVVVAERHDLIVNGNRHSLEQVLVHLIQNGLDASGPDSPVFLAVSADGLNARFEVLDAGCGMSAEFVRNRLFKPFVSTKNGGFGIGAFEARELVRAMRGRLEVESREGLGSRFVVRVPLAAAQDIYDNIANKDQRVA
- a CDS encoding TIGR03013 family XrtA/PEP-CTERM system glycosyltransferase, translated to MIRLFKHYIPHSVVLLWLVDVALLVSANEISWRVRAGQIGMDAGDFGDRLLPHGAFAAVLVLSMISVGVYGTDALRSMRFAAARLLVAISLGVIALSFVDFLAAGQHFWRSTLAYSMGIAILLLILNRLLLSGILGTSAFRRRVLVLGAGARAQRLRQLGERPESGFVIVGYIAMSEAHPVVEEAIARGAIHNLTRYVENLGVSEVVLALEERRNALPLKDLLRIKTAGVHVNEFSSFLERETGRVDLDTVNPSWLIFSDGFSSGRMISSAAKRLFDIGASALLLTLTAPVIVLFAIIVKIDSKGPAFYRQSRVGLFGQSFNVIKLRSMRTDAEAAGAQWASKDDPRVTRVGKFIRLTRIDELPQAWTVLKGEMSFVGPRPERPEFVADLEEQLPFYAERHMVKPGITGWAQINYPYGASIEDSRNKLEYDLYYAKNYTPFLDLLIILQTLRVVLWHEGAR
- the prsR gene encoding PEP-CTERM-box response regulator transcription factor gives rise to the protein MTDARSKVLPKLLIVEDDAGLQAQLKWAYEDFDVLIAGDRQSALALLRSEMPDVVTLDLGLPPDPDGVSEGFAVLDEIMALKPDTKVIVASGHNARESALQAIARGAYDFYQKPVDIDALGLIVRRALQLHRLEEENRRLAAKVEKDEKVLGRMITGAPEMIRVARTIERVANTNVSVMLLGASGTGKELLARGLHDASDRAKGEFVAINCAAIPENLLESELFGHEKGAFTGAVKTTPGKIEQAGGGTLFLDEVGDIPLQLQVKLLRFLQERVVERVGSRESIPVDTRIVCATHQDLETMITDGRFREDLYYRLAEIVVKIPSLAERPGDATLLGKAFLNRYAKEMNPRVRGFASDALAAIDSWSWPGNVRELENRVKRAVIMADEKLVSAADLDLNEPDEEVINALNLKSAREQADRKVIRHALARSEGNISSTAKMLGISRPTLYDLLKQYDLQA
- a CDS encoding amidohydrolase, which encodes MRKSLLTAATLGPLVSVALATCVTPAAAEPVSDSIARDMPGLMAIYRDLHAHPELSYQEVRSAKVMADAARKAGFEVTEKVGKTGIVAVLKNGEGPTVLIRADMDGLPVTEQTGLPFASKERGVSTAGVESGIMHACGHDTHMTAWIETARLMAARKGEWSGTLVMIGQPAEEVGTGATSMLEDGLYTRFAKPDYTLAFHDTPELPSGVVGAAKGWALANVDSVDILVKGVGGHGAYPHTTRDPIVLASAIVMKLQTLASRESDPLDPVVVTVGSFHAGTKHNIISDQAKLELTVRSFSDETRQKLLSGIKRIVQGEAIASGIPEDLMPVVSVKQNYTRSTYNSPEFTEQAISYLQDKMGKDRALLTPPVMGGEDFGEFRRADEDHIKSVIFWVGGSSPEKIAAAKSGGAPLPSLHSPFWAPEADKVVGAGSQALTLTALRLMAR